From Rutidosis leptorrhynchoides isolate AG116_Rl617_1_P2 chromosome 3, CSIRO_AGI_Rlap_v1, whole genome shotgun sequence, a single genomic window includes:
- the LOC139899449 gene encoding 26S proteasome non-ATPase regulatory subunit 4 homolog has translation MRRSLGNLGIGHTIRKALLLSSGGSGGGVTVVGRGRGTVSPPIISGRKVFLPPKKAPIDNRFGNREKSTILPPPSSRLFSVLSGAASDGGGKNDKVEEEVKNKPEAVVICIDTSCYMLFLEPYRHQLQLDCIQSYCRAKIESNPKNSIGVVTMSTFEIKNNLVCTSDLDKILRNVKYQLQLGGSLDFKHAIRDAWYYLPVDDESKMRALFFIGGAINMNIKEAKAAGEWLKERGVAVDVVNFWRKGRYTPSKRALNAFVAAANNDNNSHIQHVQVEPCTTSDDLLLMTRQLFTLEKGKRIARNKKAKDPPIIKGKKNELKQAAGVCT, from the exons ATGAGACGGAGTTTGGGAAACCTAGGTATTGGACACACAATCAGAAAAGCGCTTCTATTATCCTCTGGCGGAAGCGGTGGTGGAGTTACTGTCGTGGGCCGTGGTCGTGGCACTGTGTCACCACCAATAATTAGCGGTCGCAAGGTTTTTTTACCACCAAAAAAAGCACCTATTGATAATCGATTTGGGAACCGTGAAAAAAGTACTATTCTTCCTCCTCCTTCAAGCCGCCTTTTTTCAGTTCTATCAGGTGCAGCAAGTGATGGTGGTGGTAAAAACGACAAGGTCGAGGAGGAAGTAAAAAACAAGCCTGAG GCTGTGGTGATCTGCATCGACACTTCTTGCTATATGCTGTTTTTAGAGCCTTATAGGCATCAGCTGCAACTTGATTGTATTCAATCATATTGCCGAGCTAAAATtgag TCTAATCCAAAGAATTCTATAGGTGTAGTGACAATGAGTACTTTTGAAATCAAGAACAATCTTGTTTGTACTAGTGATCTTGATAAAATCCTGCGTAACGTTAAGT ATCAATTACAATTAGGTGGTTCCTTGGACTTTAAACATGCGATCAGAGATGCTTGGTACTATCTTCCGGTTGATGATGAAAGTAAGATGAGGGCGCTTTTCTTTATTGGAGG TGCTATAAATATGAATATTAAAGAAGCCAAGGCTGCTGGAGAGTGGCTAAAAGAACGCGGTGTAGCAGTTGATGTTGTCAACTTCTGGCGAAAAGGACGGTACACACCTTCAAAGAGGGCACTTAATGCGTTTGTTGCTGCTGCTAATAACGATAACAACAGCCACATTCAACATGTTCAAGTCGAGCCTTGTACAACTTCTGACGACCTCCTACTCAT GACTCGACAACTCTTCACTCTGGAAAAAGGGAAGAGGATAGCGAGGAATAAAAAAGCAAAAGATCCACCCATAATAAAAGGGAAGAAGAATGAATTGAAGCAGGCAGCTGGTGTATGCACATGA